The genomic window TCAGAACCTCTGCTTGCTGAGCAGAGAGGTTTACCCCCGTTGGGGAAGGTCTCAATCAATGTTGAACGGATCTCTTCCATCGAAAAATTCCCATCTTCTTCTCCAACATATGCGGATTTTCTTTATATGTGATCAGGATCTTAACTAGTACTATTCAACTCCAATTAAATAAACAATCTGAGCTATTATACTTTGTTGGAGAGGCACAGCTACACCTATCATAATAGAATTAGGATACCCAACACACCAATCCAATGGctataataaacataaaaaaaactACAGAAAAAATAAAACCAACTACTAAAATAAAACCAACTACTAAAATAAAACCGATACCATCAAGCTACCACCCAATTACTCTGATAAGATAATAAAGCAACATTAACTAATAAATCAAAACCCAATCGACAATCTATCTCTCCCTCCTCTTTTTGGATCAGGCCTAGCCAAATGGGTCACATTCGAGCCCTCCCAATCCCTACCATGCCTAATCTTAAGCTCAGCCGAGTTCAAACGAAGAATTTATCTTGACATCATCCTTGCACCTGACCAGAGAGATGATTAGGTTTAAATTGAAACCTGATCGAAATCCTAAATAACTTGATCTGATATTaaccaaaataaatattaattatattaattatatctaatataatacACATACTAATCAACTTGATCAATCCAAATTTACCATCAATTCAGACTAGTCCAAACCTACCATCAATCCAGATGAATTCCAATCCAGCCCACTAATGTTTCGAAACCATTTTAGTGTGATGCTTTGAGGGATAAAATTATGATCAAACCGTCGTCATCTACCACATATCTCCTACCTTATGGATCACAAAGCAGAaacaaagagaggaaagaaaaaaaaaaaggggagaaagagagggggggggggttggtGGCGTCAAAATCGGATGAGAGAAGTAGAGCCACGACGGAGGCGACGCGAACGATGGTAGGATGGAGCCGCAGTGGAGGTGGCACAGATAGCGGGAGCCGAGGTGCAAGCAGTCGGAGGCCGGGGTGCAAAGGTCAGCGCGGAGGCCCACGATGGGGACGGCACGGACATCAGGAGGAGGTGCAAAGGTCAGCGCGGAGGCCCACGATGGGGACGGCACGGACATGAGAGGAGGGGGGTGGTGGGGCGTGAGATTGGACGTGGaggagaagattttttttttttttttaatgaatggaGACACATAGCAGTCGATGATGACCCGAccttaatttttttcatgattccATGATCGGACCAGCTATAGAAGTTTTATCCTCCTTTGAAGCCCGCCTACGTAGCTCTGTTATCGCGCAAATTTAGTCCAAAAAGTATGTAACTTTTAACCCAAGGGTCCGCAGCAGTCCCAACCATAAACCAATCACAAATCAATGTTATCGAACACAGGAGCGATGCAATGACTTCGTTTCAACCCACAAAACCCCAAACCAAACTTTAGACCCTGTTCTCAACAATATCTATATCACCCTCtacgtgggggggggggggggcgggggggaTTCAGAACAAGAAAATAACCACCTTCATGGTCTAAATTTCCAATCTTCTCATTACCACGAAAGACATGTACATCAAAACTATgtttctttactaaaaaaaaaaaaagaaaagacaacTAAAAGTAAATAACAAAACCTAAAACAAAAGGtatagaaaggaagagaaaagaagaagcttTAGGCGCGCTCGCCACGGATGCGGCGGGCGAGCTGTATGTCCTTGGGCATGATGGTGACACGTTTGGCGTGGATGGCGCATAGGTTTGTGTCCTCGAAGAGCCCAACGAGATAAACCTCGGCGGCCTCCTGGAGAGCCAAAACAGCATGGCTCTGGAACCTAAGGTCGGTCTTGAAGTCCTGCGCTATCTCTCGCACAAGCCGCTGGAACGGCAACTTTCTTATCAGCAGCTCCGTACTCTTCTGGTACTTCCGGATCTCCCGAAGCGCCACCGTCCCCGGCCGGAACCTGTGGGGCTTCTTCACTCCCCCTGTCGTCGGCGCCGACTTCCTCGCCGCCTTCACGAGGAAATCAACAAAAGAGTACGAAATAGATTAGACCTTTCAAGGAAATTTTGTGATCTAATAGGCGAAACCTCGGAAAACATCAATACCTTGGTGGCGAGTTGCTTCCTCGGAGCCTTTCCGCCGGTGGATTTGCGGGCAGTTTGCTTGGTACGAGCCATGGATGAAGGCGCGGGCTAGGGCTACGGTCTTTGGAACCTTCTTTCGCTTGCCGCCTCTGAGTATGGTACGCGAGAGGAGAGAGTGCCGCAAAGGGCGCGACCGTGAGGGTTTATATACAGAGGGAACGTGGGATCGGCGGTTTCGGGAGCGGGCTGCCCGTTGATAAGGAAAGGGTATGGGATAATCGAACGGCTATGGTTTGTTTGGGGAAGCTGCCGATCCGCGTGCTTTCTTTTTACCGGTTGAAGCTTAGTGACCAGGTTCGATGACAAAGAGTATTTGTTTGGGACTGTGCAAGTCGAGTCGGGATCGAAGCGGAGTGTCGGAAACCACCTGAACTCGTACCAAATCAAGGATTTCGCGTGTTGATTTATGGAAGTATTTACATTGGGACAAATATCAAAGAGGCCTAGACAATAATAATAACAAAGCAAATGCCAGTACACGAAAATATTGATTTGCAATTCATGAAAAATCTTGGTTTAGcaataattttaaagaaaataataattaaatagattttaatcaaGTTatctacataaatatttttttttaaaaattatctgatcaaaaaaaaatcaacaatagATGAAGAAAATACAATAGCTCGAGAAATATCGTTATATTAAAAACACACTATCCTATACTAATTGTCTAGGTTCCtactaaatgaaaaaaaatatctagaTATTGACATGATCATTGCAATTATGTATATGAAGGGTGACGAGagaattgtttttcttttttttcaatgatACAACAGATGAATGAGATGTCAAATTCAAAGAATAATGACAATTTTGGTTCTTGACCTGGCCTGATCAAACCCATACTCAATTCACCCTAAGTTATTGGATTTGTGGGTCACGTAAAATTTAGACATTCATGAACAGATGGTTTTAAGTTGCATTGTCTCAGGTTGGGGGATCAAAATGCCTAGGTCAACTAAATTTTGAtagcttttttctcaaaaaaaaaaaaaatttatagcttGACTCCTCTAGGAAATGTAAGTCAAAGGATCAATACTAATAGGTAGTGTTAGTTAATATTGGAATTAAACAATCGGCATTGTGAGTTTGTTGTTAATTGAAAAATAAGTTTAGAATTAATTTCTCGTTTCttggaaccaaaaaaaaaaaaaaatgtaattaACTCCAAAAATGCAGTCCAAGAGTAACGGACCAAATTTGTGCTACCGAATAATACAAAAGTCCCAAAATTTACGCAAGCCTCAGATCTCAGGCAGATCGGATCCGGATTTCGGAGCCAACTTGGTTCGGGTTCTCGCGGCGGGCGATCAAGCCTATTTGATATTGATACTGGACGTCTATCGGATTCCCCGGGGCAATCGGACGAAGAATTCCTGTCAAGCGGATCGTCCTGACTCCGACGAATTGAGGGAAAAGCTCTCCACCACCCTTCCGCTCACCCATCTCCTTCCCTTCTCTCCGTCCATGGCCATGATTAATCCTGGTGGTTACGCCTGGGCCGTGGCCGCCGGTCTGAACGCCGCCCTGGCCGCCGTCTCTGCGAAGTTCTTCACTTTGCCGGTAGATCATTTCAACCCCCTTCTCCTTTCCTTCTCCTCCAATCTCTTCTATTTATCCTCTTCTGCCTCAATTCCATCCGTTGCCTCAATCCAGTGTCGTATTAGTTTCATGACTGATATTTGCTCATTTCGTGAGGTGGACTTTTATTAGATGAATGAACCAGTCATGTCAAAAAGAGTTTCGTGGGGCGAGAACCAATCAAATCTGTAGATGACTGAAATTTAAAATGCGAAGAGGTGTAGTGAGATAGATGGTTCATGActcgtatttttttttttccttgggtTCAGATCCAATATATGATTTGAGAGTTAACACAGTTGATTTCCATTTCTTATGGGGATTCGTAGCGATTCTTAATCTCCACCGCATTCTCGTGGTTTTCTTTCCATTGGATGTGTTTATAGTGGTTTGCCTATATCAAGGCTGTTAGCTCCATATATGCATAGCATCAAAATTTCACTTGATGAATATCTGGATACATTCGTGACTTACCTATTTTCAGCTCTTTTTCCATTCACTGTTCTATGCGACATTCACATATGTTATTTCTCTATCAACTTGTGGCATGACTGTAGTATGATATGCAACAATTTTGGAACTTTCTGATCAGATTAGTATGACTTTTTTTCTACTGACCACCAAGCATTGGACTCttgattgttgttgttgttattgttATTGTTATTTTTAGTAGTTATCTTTATATGAAGTCAATCTGTGGTTTCTTGGCATTCTTGCCTTGTCAGCATTGGCTCCAGTCAAGTCAAACTGTTGTTAGTATATGAATTGCAAAAAATGTCTTAccattgaaatgaaggatcttaggTTTGGTTTTTCAAATGCACATCAGTTCATTCAGTTTTGAAATATCTCAAGCATGCAGTCGAAAGATGGGGGAAAGACATAAGATACGAAGTTGTGAGAAGGAATTTGGAAAAGCTCACTGCAGTATTATGTATGATTAGGCTGTGATTATCTGGAAGAAAGCTTGTTAGACTTTGATTCTAGACCTGGACTCCAACCAAAAGCCTAACTGCCAGCTTCTCCAATCCCATGCCTTACCGGCACAAGTATAATGTAACAAGTCCTGGCCAATGTTTCTATTTCTGGTAGAATATAGCTAAATGTTAAATATAAGGCAGAAGTGTTAATTTCATTAAATAATACTAAAATTTAGTCTCAAGATGATTTAGCTCTCAAGGCTTGGAAACAAGAACTTCATTGCCTCAGTTAGCCATCCTGACTTTATGCTAATCATCCATGGGTACCATTCTAGTTAATGTTTTATAGTTGAACATTTTGGTAGCACTGTTCTGAAATGTTTGGTGCCTCATTATTGCATTAGATTTGAATGCTTTAGTTGTAAATCCAATGCCTTTAATTCCAGGAACCAGAAACTCTGGCATTTTTACATATAATTgtttttctttctaattattgttaCTGCCATTAACATCAATTATGATTCGTAATTACTCAAAGCAGTTCTTGCTCTACTTAAGGTCTAATGGGTATGCCTGTATACCTCTTTTCCTTGCAGCTTTTAAAATATGTCCTTGTCATATTCTTCAACGTCACAATGTGGGGATGCTTTGTGAATAGCCTTAAAGCCCTCTCATCTCTGCAAGCTACAGTCACAAACTTCGCTACAAATTTTGTATCATCAGGTCTAGCAGGATACTTTCTTTTTGAGGAGCCGCTACCTTCTCGGGTAATTCATAGTAAATTATTCAGTGCTCACATGATAACTTTTCTCACTGAATGGATATCTAAGCGTTAATTCTCCATGATTGCTTACTCTGACAAAGTATTATTTAAATGCATAATTATCACTTTTCCAATATGACTATAAAACTTAAGCACCAGGATATTTCCCCTGTGAAAGGACTGAAATCATCACGCATTATTTGTCCATTTTAACTGAAAAACTGTTGTCTATGTAAGCAATGCCTGATTCAAGTATCTTGCTTTCTTCTCCTTTTAGTACCTATGCTTTATTGAGGACATTCTAATTGAACATGAAAAACTGATACAAATTGGTGCAAGAGAAAGATTCAATGGAAAGAACAATACAGGTTAATCTGAAAATCTTAGAATTAATTCCCCAGGCTGCATTTTCATCAGGATCAACAGTTCAACACATTAGCCAACTAAAACATTGGCACAGGATGCAAGTATCAGTCAAGTACTTAGATTAAGGTTCGCCAAACCTGTTACAGAGGGCATACTGTCTGGCAACTGATTCAGCATGGTACAGGTCCGTGCCATGCCATTCCTTAGCATGTTGAAACAGGAAGAGCCAAAGAGGGTGAGGGAAAGGGAgaatgagagagaggaaaatgagggagagggaggaagggaggaggggagagagagggagagaggccaAGAGAGAGGGAGCCATTGTCAtcactgagagagagagagagggtgagagatgggaagggagaggagagggagaggctgTCATTGTGCTGAGGGGGAGGGAAAGAGGGAAGGAGACTTACATGGGGGACCTCGATGGTGGTGGCAGTGGCATCATCAAGCAGGTTGGGGATGGAGACCATTAGAGTTTCGAAATGGGGGAGGGGCGAAGGAGAGAAGTGGATGTGCAGGGGCTGGGGCGAGGGCACTTGAATAACTTGAGTTGAATATATTGAACCATGCCGACAGCCGATTGGTCTGGTTCAGTACACTCTAAACAGCTGGTTTGACACGGTTGCTATTTAGGTTATAATGGGGCCTTAATTTGATATGTTTGTTCTAAAGGAAAATAGTTGTGGGTGGTTCGTTTCAAGCATACTCCTATCATTCtgattggttttttttttttttttttgattcagctttcagcCCATATCTGATCCCTGGTTGAAAATTCCGTGAGGGTCTATCAAGTTGTTGCATCAGATTGAAAACAAGTAGGCAGAATATGATCTTTATTGGCTTTTCAGGCTCTGTTTGAATGTTGGGAGACTAAAGGAAAATAAAATGAAGAGGAGGGGTTGGAATCTGGGTGATCATGGCCAAACTAGTTGCCCATCCAAACATGGTAAACCCCTGttttcttattttcatttgatttacCTAGCCGGTATCCAAAAAGAGCCTAAAGATATACCTGATTTCTTGTAAATGTTCAGTCATATTTTGTTCACTGTCTATGTTTTTTATATAGTCATTTTTAGGAGTATTATCAGTCATTTTGAAGTAACCGGAGATAAAATAGGGAGTAGATGACTAGCCTTAATGAatccattttatttttatgatattttgtatcAGCAGTCCTCATTGAAAACCACAAGGAATACTTTTTACATTGCCACATTCCGCAGAACCAACTTTTCTGGGATACTTTTGTTCTTCATAACTTATCAGCATTGTCATTTTTGTTAGGAGTGTTTAAGGGGCTTTATTTAGTGTGATGATATTTACTTTCTCAGTAATTCTGTTATAAAATGTTGTCTTGAAGATGTCATCATCAAATTTCTCACTTCATCTTTCACTTGATTATAATATGCACTATTGCCATGTCAAGCATGGTCTCAGATCTTGATTACTGCACAGTAATGTCAGGTCAATGCAATAAGGAAACCAGAGTACTATGTTCTTCCTTGCACCTGGCAATAAAGTATAGAGCAGCAAAAATTAACAAGTTTAATTTACTTTAGGAGCTCTTTAGGCATTGAATATTCAAAAGTTGAGATGACTGCACTAACCAAATATTTGGAACCTAAACCAATCCATGCTGGTTGAATGTGCTGCCAGAAGGTAACTTACGCATAGGTAGATTGATATGTCTAACATACCAGGCATACTGCTGGTGTCTGTTTGTGTGTCCATCAAATTGCCTAGGAAATGTGTCTGCATCTCAGTGACGACATATCAGTGCTTTGGGGGATACATTCAGCAATGAAGAAGATTTCCCCTGTGACTCCCATGATCGCTAAATGAGAATATTGAGTTCTAGGAGAAAACCACATTTCCCCACTATCCCTTATTACATTCTAACCATGGGACAACCCCTAATATCATTCATTTCCCTCTGACAAGTGTCAATAGAGAAAATCAGATGACTGGATCTTAGTTCTCATAACAAGCAGGCCACACCAACCATATATTCTGCAACCCAGTTTCCTTCAATATTACTACTTTGTTACCATCTACCAAAGTCCCACCTGTTCGAAGAGAATGGCAATTCCTCTTCTCTTGGTTTCTTATGACTAACTAaacatctagatgtgatctactgatatAAATATTAGAGTATCTTGACATGGTTTGATTAGATTATTTGCTCCATTTGTAACTCTTCCTGAGAAATAAAAGGGAAAGGTTTAGCTTCATGAATCCAAGGGCAGTTGCTAATAAATATTGCAATATATCTTGTCTTTTACTTCATATAATCATAAGTTTGTGAAGAAAAATAGCATCAGTCATCAATCCTTGAGGTATTTAATATTAATCTTTAAATAATACCATCACTTGTTAATTGTTCAATGGACATGAATAGACTCTAATGACAGAAACAGTGAATAGTTTCAAACTCCTCGTAGGTTCTTATTCAccttttgtttttgtttcttcCAGCCAAGGTTTAAGGTCTTGTTGAAATGGGATGATACCATTAATAATGGACTATACTGATGCAAGAATGGGACTAGGATGCCTTGTGGAACACTAGTTTATATTGGATTGATATGGCCGACCCATCTTGGCCAAAATTGGTTTGAACTGGCCAAAACAGGGCTCCATCTGGTTTGTATTAAGCATGACTAGACAGGGTCACTTGAttccaaaaagaaaagagaaagagagtagtggggccacaCTCTTCACTGAacgttatttatgataaaaaaataaaaaagacttaCCCAAGAAAACATGTATAGG from Elaeis guineensis isolate ETL-2024a chromosome 4, EG11, whole genome shotgun sequence includes these protein-coding regions:
- the LOC105043344 gene encoding uncharacterized protein translates to MAMINPGGYAWAVAAGLNAALAAVSAKFFTLPLLKYVLVIFFNVTMWGCFVNSLKALSSLQATVTNFATNFVSSGLAGYFLFEEPLPSRWFAGAVLIILGVFILSQSNIKTKPSSD
- the LOC105043345 gene encoding histone H3.3, which codes for MARTKQTARKSTGGKAPRKQLATKAARKSAPTTGGVKKPHRFRPGTVALREIRKYQKSTELLIRKLPFQRLVREIAQDFKTDLRFQSHAVLALQEAAEVYLVGLFEDTNLCAIHAKRVTIMPKDIQLARRIRGERA